The following coding sequences are from one Odontesthes bonariensis isolate fOdoBon6 chromosome 10, fOdoBon6.hap1, whole genome shotgun sequence window:
- the apex2 gene encoding DNA-(apurinic or apyrimidinic site) endonuclease 2 — protein sequence MEIVTWNINGIRTFKGGIKKALDSLRADVVCVQETKVTRDLLDERTAIVDGYNSYFSYSRGRSGYSGVATYCKVSATPCAAEEGLTGLLTSHEGAVGCYGDHTDFTSEELQLLDNEGRAVITQHRIMCQDKEQTITVINVYCPRADPEKPERKHFKLQFYRLLRSRAEAILKDGSHVIVLGDVNTSHRPIDHCDPSDIEDFDENPGRKWLNGFLHRSRQEVDNSGEQPDEESEVTDPISTGKFVDTFRYFHPTRTNAFTCWSTLTGARQTNYGTRIDYIFADRQLAKEQFVAADIMPEVEGSDHCPVWGKLSCPLLPSSKPPPLCTRYLPEFAGKQQKLSRFLVKVDQKSMQSEQKNILPASQEEEERRENLNPFGADNISGKKRLLTSDSAVPKGKRTKTTNTSLKPQGNLLSFFKPKLANVKQCEKAVSLEEVTSSVSNQKASAVSDTSSVTGAATEETELTFDASSQLSTGSTAEETDKPIKTKHSTPQPPVGHSDAKKGGSLGFWKSVLRGPPPAPCCKVHGEPCVLRTVKKEGPNMGKQFFVCARPQGHASNPDARCNFFAWVDRGK from the exons ATGGAGATCGTTACATGGAACATAAACGGCATCAGGACTTTTAAAGGAGGCATAAAAAAGGCTCTCGATTCACTGCGCGCAGATGTGGTTTGTGTTCAGGAGACGAAAGTGACAA GAGACTTGCTTGATGAAAGGACCGCCATTGTTGACGGCTACAACTCCTATTTCAGCTACAGTCGGGGACGCAGCGGCTATTCAG GGGTTGCCACTTACTGTAAGGTCAGTGCCACGCCATGTGCTGCAGAGGAGGGTCTCACAGGTCTGCTGACCAGCCATGAAGGTGCAGTGGGATGCTACGGTGACCACACTGACTTTACAAGTGAGGAGCTGCAGCTTTTGGACAACGAAGGACGAGCCGTAATCACACAGCACAGAATCAT GTGTCAGGACAAAGAGCAAACCATTACTGTGATTAATGTATACTGTCCACGGGCTGACCCCGAAAAGCCAGAGCGAAAGCATTTCAAACTACAGTTCTACAGGTTGCTTCGGTCTAGGGCTGAAGCTATACTGAAAGATGGGAG CCATGTGATCGTTTTAGGGGATGTAAATACTTCCCATCGGCCAATAGACCACTGTGACCCCAGTGATATT GAGGATTTCGATGAAAACCCTGGGAGAAAATGGCTTAATGGCTTTTTGCACCGCAGTAGACAAGAAGTGGACAACAGTGGAGAGCAGCCGGATGAAGAATCCGAGGTGACGGATCCCATCTCCACTGGAAAATTTGTGGATACCTTTCGCTATTTCCACCCAACTCGTACTAACGCCTTCACGTGCTGGTCCACTCTCACTGGAGCCCGTCAGACAAACTACGGCACACGCATCGACTACATATTCGCCGATCGCCAGCTAGCCAAGGAGCAGTTTGTGGCGGCGGACATCATGCCAGAGGTGGAGGGGTCGGATCACTGTCCTGTGTGGGGGAAACTGAGCTGCCCTCTTCTTCCCAGCTCCAAGCCTCCTCCTCTCTGCACTCGCTACCTGCCAGAGTTTGCTGGGAAACAGCAGAAACTCTCCCGCTTCCTTGTTAAAGTGGACCAAAAATCAATGCAGTCTGAGCAGAAAAACATCCTGCCTGCATCtcaagaagaggaggaaaggagGGAGAATTTAAACCCATTTGGAGCCGATAACATCTCTGGCAAAAAACGGTTATTAACGTCAGACTCTGCTGTTCCAAAAGGGAAAAGGACTAAGACAACAAATACCTCTTTGAAGCCTCAAGGCAaccttctttccttcttcaaACCCAAACTCGCAAACGTTAAGCAGTGTGAAAAAGCAGTTAGTCTGGAAGAAGTAACCTCATCAGTCAGCAACCAAAAAGCATCCGCAGTCAGTGACACGAGCTCAGTCACAGGCGCTGCAACTGAAGAGACTGAGCTCACTTTTGATGCGTCATCCCAGCTGAGTACCGGCAGCACCGCGGAGGAAACAGACAAACCGATCAAGACGAAACATTCAACCCCTCAGCCCCCTGTGGGACACTCGGATGCAAAGAAAGGAGGATCGTTGGGGTTTTGGAAGTCAGTGCTTCGTGGCCCACCCCCGGCCCCCTGCTGTAAGGTCCACGGGGAACCCTGTGTGCTTCGTACTGTGAAAAAGGAGGGGCCAAACATGGGCAAACAGTTCTTTGTGTGTGCACGTCCTCAGGGACATGCCTCCAACCCGGACGCTCGATGTAATTTCTTTGCATGGGTTGACAGGGGGAAATGA